The DNA segment CTACATAGGCCAGTCGCCACGGGATGTTCGCCGCATTCAGGGTGGCAAGGACCACATCGCGGAACGGACTGGGATCATCCAACAGCACCAGCGGAACCGGTTCGCCCTTTTGCAGCACATACTCTGCGGCACAGTACCAGTGTGTCGGTGAGGTACGCAGCGTCAGGCTCTCAAACGCCCCGGGACGGTTGGTGGTGACGATCAGATCCACCTCTTGCGATTTCAGCATGTCGAGCATGAAAGCATTTCGCTTCACCCTGACATCCAGCGCAAGCTTCGGATAAACCGAACTAATGCGATTCAGAAGGAAAGGCAGTATCGTATCGGCGGATTCATCAGAAGCCCCAATAGTTAATACTCCCTGAAGATTGCTGAACATCAATGATGAGCAAGCCTCATCATTGAAACGTAAAATTTTTCTGGCGTAACCCAGCAGTTGAATGCCGTGTTCAGTCAACAGTTTGTTACGACCGTGACGAGCGAAGAGTTCTTTCCCCACGAGTTGCTCAAGGCGCTGCATCTGTTGGCTCACCGCAGACTGAGTACGACACACCGCTGCAGCCGCAGCTGCAAATGTGTTCAGATCGGCAACAGCAACAAATGTTCTCAGCAGATCGAGGTCGAGGTTAATTATCGGACGATTTGCATTTATCATAATTTTTCACTTACTGGCGGCTCATACTGAGCTTGTTAATGCTGTGCATACAAAATCAAGCAATTCCGTTTGTAATGCGCTTCCTTAGCAGAGTCACCCGCGGGCAGCAGGTGAAAGTAAATAGGTATATCATGTGACTGACGAAATGCTACCCTCTTTCTTACGTAATAATACCTTACGCGACCTCTCAGGTTATTTCGTTAAGAACGGGCTGACCTATTAAAGCGTATGCAGATTTCTGCCATTGTCTGGATGTAAAAAGTGTAAATGTAAAGAATGGAACCGGGCATACATCAACGAGAAATAAGCATACATGGCAGTAAGTTAGCCACAAAGACCCATCCGGGATATTAACAAATCATGCGACCACATGTCATTTCATCATGCGTATCTTAACCTAAAACCTTTTTATTTATAAGCTTTAATGCGAATGATCTGATGCAAAGTTTTGTTATGTTTCTCAAATCAACTAGCTATTATTCGCGCCTTGCGTAAAGCCTTTTTAATTATTAAATAATAATTAATGAGATTCCTGGTCATTCATAAATCCTGCTTAACATTAGATTTACACCGCCAGGGTTCCCGTACATCCCGATAACACGGCCAGCGATTAATCTTTCAGTATTTACGAATTATTAAATGACGTAAGAATTTTCCCCGAAATTTCACGAGCGCAGAACCTTTTTACAAGCAAGAGAATCGGCCGCCAGTGAGTGGTAAAATCAAAATATCATGCTGTAAAAATTAACATAATTTGCTTTTATATCTACAAAACAAGAAAAAACCAGTCAATAACAACACAATAGCATGTCACCATTCAGCAAAATCTTCTTCTGCAAAGCCTTCAAAACGCCCCGCCGGGGGAGTACATTGTTCCAAACTGACTTCCACGGCAGGAAGTGGTGATAACAGCATAAAGGTCAAGGTTCATGTCCCCCATTGAGAAATCCAGCAAATTAGATAACGTCTGTTATGACATCCGCGGTCCTGTTCTGAAGGAAGCGAAGCGCCTTGAAGAAGAAGGCAATAAGGTTCTGAAACTGAACATTGGTAACCCCGCCCCTTTTGGCTTTGACGCCCCCGATGAAATTCTGGTGGATGTCATCCGTAATCTGCCGACTGCGCAGGGTTATTCCGATTCCAAAGGCCTCTATTCCGCACGTAAAGCCATCATGCAGCACTATCAGGCGCGTGGCATGCGTGACGTCACCGTCGAAGATATCTACATCGGCAATGGCGTTTCGGAGCTGATTGTGCAGGCGATGCAGGCATTACTGAACAGTGGGGACGAAATGCTGGTGCCCGCGCCGGATTATCCGTTGTGGACGGCGGCGGTCGCGCTTTCCGGCGGCAATGCGGTGCATTACCTGTGCGATGAGTCATCCGACTGGTTCCCGGACCTTGATGACATCCGCGCAAAAATCACGCCGCGCACCCGTGGGATCGTTATCATTAACCCGAACAACCCGACCGGTGCGGTTTATTCTAAAGAGCTGTTGATGGAGATCGTTGAGATCGCGCGGCAGAATGACCTCATTATTTTTGCCGACGAGATCTACGATAAGATCCTGTATGACGACGCCGAGCACCATTCCATCGCCGCGATGGCACCGGATCTACTGACCGTAACTTTTAACGGTCTGTCCAAAACCTATCGTGTAGCCGGATTCCGTCAGGGCTGGATGGTTCTCAACGGGCCGAAGAAGCATGCGAAAGGTTATATCGAAGGGCTGGAGATGCTGGCATCAATGCGTCTTTGCGCCAACGTGCCGGCACAGCACGCCATTCAGACGGCGCTGGGCGGTTACCAGAGTATCAGTGAATTCATCATGCCCGGCGGTCGCCTGTATGAGCAGCGCAATCGCGCCTGGGAATTGATCAACGATATTCCGGGCGTCTCCTGCGTGAAGCCGCGCGGCGCGCTATATATGTTCCCGAAAATTGACGCTAAACGCTTCAATATTCATGACGACCAGAAAATGGTGCTCGATTTTCTGTTACAGGAAAAAGTCCTGCTGGTTCAGGGGACGGCATTTAACTGGCCGTGGCCGGATCACGTGCGCATCGTCACCCTGCCCCGCATCGACGACATAGAAATGTCGCTGAGCAAATTTGAACGCTTCCTGTCGGGATATCACCAGCTTTAATCCAAAAATCAACTGCCAGAATGCTCTACATAATTCGCGTTGCAGGCAGGCGACGACACAATGAATCCCCGGGAGCTTACACGAGTAAGTGACTGGGGTGAATGATAAATCTGTCAGGAACAGATTTGAACGTCGCGGAGTGACGGACCGAAAGGGTGAGTCTCATGGATGAGACGAGTATTTGCATCCAGCGGCCTTCTCTGCGCACAATGACCTCCAGGTTGTCATCATGAAAAGGTCACTATGAAGCAGAGCCATTTTTTTGCCCACCTCTCCCGCCTCAAACTCATTAACCGCTGGCCTTTAATGCGCAATGTGCGCACAGAAA comes from the Citrobacter amalonaticus genome and includes:
- the lrhA gene encoding transcriptional regulator LrhA, encoding MINANRPIINLDLDLLRTFVAVADLNTFAAAAAAVCRTQSAVSQQMQRLEQLVGKELFARHGRNKLLTEHGIQLLGYARKILRFNDEACSSLMFSNLQGVLTIGASDESADTILPFLLNRISSVYPKLALDVRVKRNAFMLDMLKSQEVDLIVTTNRPGAFESLTLRTSPTHWYCAAEYVLQKGEPVPLVLLDDPSPFRDVVLATLNAANIPWRLAYVASTLPAVRAAVKAGLGVTARPVEMMSPDLRVLGAVDGLPPLPDTEYLLCRDPASKNDLAQVIYQAMDTWQNPWQYSPITPEGGDDSVLVQGDYE
- the alaA gene encoding alanine transaminase AlaA encodes the protein MSPIEKSSKLDNVCYDIRGPVLKEAKRLEEEGNKVLKLNIGNPAPFGFDAPDEILVDVIRNLPTAQGYSDSKGLYSARKAIMQHYQARGMRDVTVEDIYIGNGVSELIVQAMQALLNSGDEMLVPAPDYPLWTAAVALSGGNAVHYLCDESSDWFPDLDDIRAKITPRTRGIVIINPNNPTGAVYSKELLMEIVEIARQNDLIIFADEIYDKILYDDAEHHSIAAMAPDLLTVTFNGLSKTYRVAGFRQGWMVLNGPKKHAKGYIEGLEMLASMRLCANVPAQHAIQTALGGYQSISEFIMPGGRLYEQRNRAWELINDIPGVSCVKPRGALYMFPKIDAKRFNIHDDQKMVLDFLLQEKVLLVQGTAFNWPWPDHVRIVTLPRIDDIEMSLSKFERFLSGYHQL